A single genomic interval of Zobellia nedashkovskayae harbors:
- a CDS encoding WD40/YVTN/BNR-like repeat-containing protein encodes MRFLLPFLIVILFVSCSEKPKNEPFTSVEVDIIYEDSVSIRAIEIMGNSLGYAGSNGVFGSVDITTGKVRESIEKYHTTIPEFRSIAHTSTDFFMLSVANPALLYKTGENGRMQLVYKEEDESVFYDAMTFWNDTEGIAVGDIMNGCLSILITRDGGNTWKKMPCAQLPEGVEGEGAFAASNSNIKVLGGKTWIATNKSRIYFSSDKGKSWQVYKTPVKSSVETQGIFSIDFYDENLGVVIGGDFQDPDTSTGNKAITINGGKTWQLMADGQNPQYKSCIQFVPGSNGNGLVAIGFTGLSYSSDRGVSWKQLSDESFYTLRFLNDSVAYAAGKNRIAKLVFK; translated from the coding sequence ATGCGTTTTCTACTTCCCTTTTTAATTGTTATTCTCTTCGTCTCCTGCTCCGAAAAACCAAAAAATGAACCCTTTACATCTGTTGAAGTAGACATTATTTATGAAGATTCAGTGAGCATTAGAGCTATTGAAATTATGGGAAATAGTTTGGGCTACGCAGGTAGCAATGGCGTATTTGGAAGTGTAGATATTACTACAGGAAAAGTAAGGGAGAGTATAGAAAAGTATCATACGACTATTCCTGAATTCCGTTCTATTGCCCATACATCAACAGATTTTTTTATGCTATCCGTAGCCAACCCGGCCTTGTTATATAAAACAGGTGAGAATGGACGTATGCAATTGGTCTATAAGGAAGAAGATGAAAGTGTTTTCTACGATGCCATGACATTTTGGAACGATACCGAAGGTATTGCCGTTGGCGATATCATGAACGGTTGTTTAAGTATTCTGATTACAAGAGATGGAGGTAATACATGGAAAAAAATGCCGTGCGCACAGTTACCAGAAGGCGTAGAGGGCGAAGGCGCGTTTGCAGCGAGTAATTCGAATATTAAGGTTTTGGGAGGCAAGACATGGATAGCTACCAATAAGAGCCGTATTTATTTTTCAAGTGATAAAGGAAAATCTTGGCAAGTTTATAAAACACCCGTAAAGAGTTCTGTTGAAACTCAAGGTATTTTTTCAATTGATTTTTATGATGAAAATCTGGGAGTTGTTATTGGCGGTGATTTTCAGGACCCAGATACTAGTACAGGAAATAAGGCTATAACTATAAATGGTGGTAAAACGTGGCAACTGATGGCGGATGGTCAAAATCCACAATATAAAAGCTGTATTCAATTTGTACCTGGTTCTAACGGCAATGGTCTTGTGGCTATAGGGTTTACAGGTCTATCATACTCAAGTGATAGAGGAGTTTCTTGGAAGCAATTATCAGACGAGTCGTTTTACACACTTCGCTTTTTAAATGATTCCGTTGCATACGCCGCAGGAAAAAATAGGATTGCCAAACTAGTTTTTAAATAA
- a CDS encoding phospho-sugar mutase has product MDAILKTAKSWLTDFFDPEVRKEVQNLIDNDTDELKDRFYKQMEFGTGGMRGIMGVGTNRINKYTLGKSTQGLSNYIIKTYGKKDLKVVIAFDCRHNSDTLARTVAEVLSANGIKVYLFSELRTTPELSFAVRHLECHAGIVLTASHNPPEYNGYKVYWTDGGQIVPPQDGEIISEINSLSFEDINFEANDSLIEIIDKDVDEAFIEASVAKGNFNAAGKDDFKLVFTSLHGTSITAIPEVLKRAGYKNVTIIEEQAKPDGDFPTVKSPNPEEPEALSMAVTKAEEIGADMVVGTDPDSDRLGIAVRNLDGEMEIVNGNQAMILMTKFLLDQQKQKGFKGNEFIATTIVSTPMMEAMAKAYGVEFKTALTGFKWIGKMIKDFPESNFIGGGEESFGYMVGDFVRDKDAVTSTLLACEIAAQAKANGSSFYNQLIDCYVDYGFYKEKLISITKKGMSGAEEIKQMLKDFKENPVSSVAGSKVKWIEDYNTSIAKNVLTGEEKAIDIPKSNVLIYETEDGTRIAARPSGTEPKVKFYISTNTTLDKAEDFKKVSKELDNKIQDILRELNLG; this is encoded by the coding sequence ATGGATGCCATTCTAAAAACCGCCAAATCTTGGTTAACTGATTTTTTTGACCCAGAAGTAAGAAAAGAAGTTCAAAACTTAATCGATAACGATACCGATGAACTAAAAGACCGTTTTTACAAACAAATGGAATTTGGTACTGGTGGCATGCGTGGTATTATGGGCGTGGGTACAAATAGAATAAACAAGTATACTTTAGGCAAAAGCACGCAAGGCCTTAGTAATTACATTATAAAAACATACGGTAAAAAGGATTTAAAAGTGGTTATCGCTTTTGATTGCCGTCATAATAGTGACACCTTGGCGAGAACTGTGGCGGAAGTACTTTCTGCCAACGGTATTAAGGTGTATCTATTTTCTGAACTACGTACTACTCCTGAGCTTTCATTTGCCGTTAGACATTTAGAGTGTCATGCAGGTATTGTATTGACTGCTTCTCACAACCCGCCAGAATACAATGGTTACAAAGTATACTGGACAGATGGCGGCCAAATTGTACCACCACAAGATGGCGAAATCATTTCTGAAATTAATTCGCTTTCTTTTGAAGATATCAATTTTGAGGCGAACGACAGTCTTATTGAGATTATAGATAAAGATGTAGATGAAGCTTTTATTGAAGCTTCTGTTGCAAAAGGAAATTTCAATGCTGCCGGTAAAGACGATTTTAAACTCGTTTTCACTTCGCTTCATGGCACATCAATTACAGCTATTCCAGAAGTATTAAAAAGAGCAGGTTATAAAAATGTAACTATAATTGAAGAGCAGGCCAAACCAGATGGAGATTTCCCAACTGTAAAATCACCAAACCCTGAAGAGCCCGAAGCACTTTCTATGGCTGTTACAAAAGCTGAAGAGATAGGTGCTGATATGGTTGTTGGCACGGATCCTGATAGTGACCGTTTAGGTATTGCAGTTCGTAACCTTGACGGAGAAATGGAAATCGTTAATGGTAACCAAGCCATGATTTTGATGACCAAATTTCTTTTGGACCAACAAAAACAAAAAGGATTTAAAGGCAATGAATTCATTGCAACTACAATCGTTTCTACCCCAATGATGGAAGCTATGGCAAAAGCATATGGTGTAGAGTTCAAAACCGCTCTTACAGGTTTTAAATGGATTGGTAAGATGATAAAAGACTTCCCAGAATCAAACTTTATTGGTGGTGGCGAAGAAAGCTTTGGTTATATGGTAGGTGATTTTGTACGTGACAAAGACGCCGTTACCTCTACCCTATTGGCTTGTGAAATTGCAGCTCAGGCAAAGGCCAATGGTAGCTCTTTTTATAACCAATTAATTGACTGTTATGTTGACTATGGTTTCTATAAAGAAAAACTGATTTCCATTACTAAAAAGGGAATGAGCGGTGCCGAGGAAATCAAACAAATGCTAAAAGACTTTAAAGAAAATCCTGTTTCTTCTGTAGCCGGTTCAAAAGTAAAATGGATTGAAGACTACAATACTTCTATTGCCAAAAATGTACTTACAGGTGAAGAAAAAGCAATAGATATTCCAAAATCCAATGTATTGATATACGAAACTGAAGATGGAACCCGAATAGCTGCAAGGCCAAGTGGAACTGAACCTAAGGTAAAATTTTATATCAGTACAAATACGACATTGGATAAAGCAGAAGATTTCAAAAAAGTCTCTAAAGAATTGGATAATAAAATTCAGGATATTCTTAGAGAACTTAATCTCGGTTAA
- a CDS encoding RsmB/NOP family class I SAM-dependent RNA methyltransferase: MKLHRNLVFAVIDALNLIFNEGEYADKVVQKVLKFDKRWGARDRGFIAETTYEIVRYKRLYTEIAEVKGPFSRPDLFRIWAVWAVLKGISLPDWKQLEPTPERRIKGKFDELSKIRKFRESMPDWIDEICEKALGEKLWTAESAALNVQAEVILRTNTLKTNKETLRKALLDEGTVVEPIKGYASALRLPERANVFVTESFKKGYFEVQDASSQLVAEYLDVKPGQRVVDTCAGAGGKSLHLAALMENKGQLISMDIYGSKLKELKRRARRNDAHNIETREIDSTKVFKKLYGSADRVLIDAPCTGIGVLRRNPDSKWKMQPAFLEKIMKTQHEIIRSYSKIVKPGGKMVYATCSILPQENNDQVKSFLSSEEGKDFSLVKEKKIYASKSGFDGFYMALLEKKS, encoded by the coding sequence ATGAAGCTACATAGAAACCTGGTTTTCGCAGTAATCGATGCCTTGAATTTGATTTTTAACGAAGGAGAATATGCCGATAAGGTAGTACAGAAAGTACTAAAATTCGATAAACGCTGGGGTGCTCGTGACCGTGGTTTTATTGCTGAAACCACCTATGAAATTGTTCGCTATAAGCGATTGTATACTGAAATTGCTGAAGTAAAAGGACCTTTTAGCAGACCTGACCTTTTTAGAATATGGGCTGTATGGGCTGTTCTAAAAGGAATAAGCCTACCTGATTGGAAACAGTTAGAACCAACACCTGAGCGCCGTATCAAAGGTAAATTTGATGAACTTTCAAAAATTAGAAAGTTCCGCGAATCTATGCCAGATTGGATAGATGAAATCTGCGAAAAAGCTTTAGGAGAAAAGTTATGGACTGCAGAAAGTGCTGCACTTAACGTACAGGCTGAAGTTATTCTTAGAACCAACACTCTAAAGACGAACAAGGAAACGCTTCGTAAAGCTTTGCTAGATGAAGGTACTGTTGTAGAACCTATAAAAGGGTATGCAAGTGCCCTTAGATTACCAGAGCGTGCCAATGTCTTTGTTACCGAATCATTCAAAAAAGGGTATTTTGAAGTTCAAGATGCTTCATCGCAGCTAGTTGCCGAATATTTAGATGTAAAACCAGGACAACGGGTAGTTGATACTTGCGCTGGTGCTGGAGGAAAATCGCTTCACTTGGCTGCCCTTATGGAAAATAAAGGTCAGCTAATCTCCATGGACATCTATGGCAGTAAGTTAAAGGAGCTAAAAAGACGTGCTAGAAGAAACGATGCCCATAATATTGAGACTCGCGAAATTGATTCTACCAAAGTTTTCAAAAAGCTATATGGTAGCGCAGACCGCGTCCTTATAGATGCCCCGTGCACTGGTATTGGAGTATTACGAAGAAACCCGGATAGCAAATGGAAAATGCAGCCTGCGTTTCTTGAAAAAATCATGAAAACGCAACATGAAATTATCCGTAGTTACAGTAAAATTGTAAAGCCGGGTGGAAAAATGGTGTATGCAACCTGTTCTATTCTTCCTCAAGAAAACAATGACCAAGTCAAATCTTTTTTATCTTCAGAAGAAGGAAAAGACTTCAGTTTGGTAAAGGAGAAAAAGATTTATGCTTCCAAAAGCGGGTTTGACGGATTCTATATGGCGTTGCTAGAAAAGAAAAGCTAG
- a CDS encoding RNA polymerase sigma factor, whose protein sequence is MIAEETLVNQLQQTETQASAFGVLVETYKERLYWHIRRIVLNHDDTDDVLQNTFIKVYKNISNFKGDSKLYSWMYRIATNEALSFLKVKSRMMGVSDSELQDRLVENLEADVYFEGEEIQLKLQKAIATLPEKQKLVFNMKYFQELKYEEISEILETSVGGLKASYHLATKKIESYLKEQKEYL, encoded by the coding sequence TTGATTGCAGAGGAAACCTTAGTAAATCAGTTACAGCAAACAGAAACGCAGGCCAGCGCTTTTGGTGTGCTAGTAGAGACCTATAAAGAACGTCTATACTGGCATATTCGTAGAATTGTGTTGAATCACGATGATACGGATGATGTACTACAGAACACATTCATTAAGGTTTACAAAAACATTTCAAATTTTAAAGGTGATAGTAAACTGTATTCCTGGATGTATAGGATAGCAACTAACGAAGCACTCTCCTTTCTTAAAGTCAAATCAAGAATGATGGGGGTTAGCGATAGTGAATTGCAGGACCGTTTAGTTGAAAACCTAGAAGCAGACGTATATTTTGAAGGAGAAGAAATTCAGTTGAAACTACAAAAGGCGATAGCCACTCTGCCTGAAAAACAGAAGTTGGTATTCAACATGAAATATTTTCAAGAGCTTAAATACGAAGAAATTTCAGAGATTCTTGAAACATCGGTTGGAGGGCTAAAAGCCTCTTATCACCTGGCAACCAAGAAGATAGAATCCTATTTAAAAGAACAAAAAGAATATCTTTAG
- a CDS encoding glycosyltransferase family 2 protein — protein MDLSIIIPLLNEEESLKELHDWIVTVLRSNHFTYEILFIDDGSTDDSWKIITGLSESNPNVKGLRFRTNFGKSQALHAGFKAAEGNVVITMDADLQDDPEEIPELYRLIKEDKFDLVSGWKKKRFDSVLFKNMPSKLFNWAARRTSGVKLHDFNCGLKAFDKKVIKTIEVSGEMHRYIPVLAKNAGYSNIGEKIVKHQARKYGKTKFGMERFINGFLDLLTIWFVSKFGRQPMHLFGALGVLMFIIGFGFAIYLGVDKLFINPYGRLITDRPQFFIALTAMILGTQLFLAGFLGEILIRSRKNETRYTISEEIGSETKVKQYSS, from the coding sequence ATGGATCTGTCCATAATTATACCCTTACTTAACGAAGAAGAATCTTTAAAAGAGCTTCATGATTGGATTGTAACCGTACTACGTTCCAACCACTTTACGTATGAAATTCTTTTTATAGATGATGGCAGTACTGATGATTCTTGGAAAATTATTACAGGTCTTTCTGAATCAAATCCAAATGTAAAAGGATTACGATTTAGAACTAATTTTGGTAAATCTCAAGCGTTACACGCTGGTTTTAAGGCAGCGGAAGGAAACGTAGTTATTACTATGGATGCCGACCTTCAGGATGATCCAGAAGAAATTCCAGAACTGTACCGGTTAATAAAGGAAGATAAGTTCGATTTAGTTTCTGGCTGGAAGAAAAAACGTTTTGATTCCGTTCTTTTCAAGAATATGCCTTCTAAATTATTCAACTGGGCCGCTAGAAGAACTTCAGGCGTAAAGCTGCATGACTTTAATTGCGGATTGAAAGCTTTTGATAAAAAAGTTATCAAAACCATTGAAGTTTCCGGTGAAATGCATCGTTACATTCCCGTTTTGGCAAAAAATGCGGGATACAGTAACATAGGCGAAAAAATTGTTAAGCATCAAGCCCGTAAATATGGTAAGACCAAGTTTGGAATGGAACGTTTTATAAATGGTTTTCTAGATTTGCTCACCATCTGGTTTGTATCTAAATTCGGTCGTCAACCCATGCATTTATTTGGTGCTTTGGGCGTCCTAATGTTCATAATAGGCTTTGGTTTTGCCATTTATTTAGGTGTCGATAAGCTTTTTATCAACCCTTATGGGCGATTAATAACTGACCGCCCACAATTTTTCATTGCGCTTACTGCAATGATTTTAGGGACTCAATTATTTTTAGCTGGATTTTTAGGGGAAATTTTAATAAGATCACGAAAAAACGAAACACGTTATACCATTTCCGAAGAAATAGGCTCAGAGACAAAAGTAAAGCAATATTCTTCGTAA
- a CDS encoding type B 50S ribosomal protein L31, whose product MKKDIHPENYRLVAFKDMSNDEVFLTKSTAVTKETLEVDGVEYPVVKLEISRTSHPFYTGKAKLLDTAGRIDKFKNKYDKFKKKPAAPAPAATEDKADTEEK is encoded by the coding sequence ATGAAGAAAGATATACACCCAGAAAATTATAGATTAGTAGCTTTTAAAGACATGTCTAACGACGAGGTTTTTTTAACTAAATCTACAGCAGTTACCAAAGAAACTTTAGAAGTTGATGGTGTTGAATACCCAGTTGTAAAATTGGAAATTTCAAGAACATCTCACCCTTTTTATACTGGTAAAGCTAAACTTCTGGATACTGCAGGACGTATTGACAAGTTCAAGAACAAATACGACAAGTTTAAGAAAAAACCAGCAGCTCCAGCACCGGCAGCTACTGAAGATAAAGCTGATACAGAAGAAAAATAA
- a CDS encoding ABC transporter ATP-binding protein, with product MEYFKKILRFAKPYKLFAILNIVSNILYALFSTLAMISLFPMLTVMFDNTKPVYEKPAWNGLSEAKDYIMEYLNFFVTQRSGQGDSGDVLIFMVALIIGMFFMKNVFNYLAMYFITYLRNGVLKDLRNELYDKTVELPISYYSEKRKGDTIARITSDVLEIQHSFLSILELIVREPLTIIFTIVAMLSISPKLTLFVFLFLPLSGFLISLIGKSLKRKSDKVQREQGHFLSILEETLSGLRVIKAFNAESRFGRTFQTSTKRFYNYSNSLLNRQNLASPTSEFFGIAAIGVILWYGGQMVLVEKTLAPGLFITYMGLSYQILTPAKAISKASYSVKKGNAAAERVMEILETENPIVDKPDALIKDTFDSGVDLQNISFKYEDEYVLKNFNLKVPKGETVALVGQSGSGKSTIANLVTRFYDVNEGEISIDGHNIKDISKKSLRGLLGLVTQDSILFNDTVANNISLGKENASKEEIIEAAKIANAHDFIAELPNGYDTNIGDSGNKLSGGQKQRLSIARAVLKNPPIMILDEATSALDTESERLVQDALEKMMRNRTSIVIAHRLSTIQNANTIVVLQKGEIVEQGSHDELIAKDGAYKKLVQMQSLS from the coding sequence ATGGAGTATTTCAAAAAAATCCTTCGGTTCGCAAAGCCGTATAAATTATTTGCGATTTTAAATATTGTTTCAAATATTCTCTATGCCTTGTTTTCAACATTGGCAATGATTTCATTGTTTCCGATGTTGACAGTTATGTTCGACAATACTAAGCCGGTATACGAAAAACCGGCTTGGAACGGTCTCTCTGAAGCGAAGGATTATATAATGGAATATCTTAATTTCTTTGTCACCCAAAGAAGTGGACAGGGAGATTCCGGCGATGTACTAATTTTTATGGTGGCCTTGATCATCGGAATGTTTTTCATGAAAAATGTGTTCAATTACTTGGCCATGTATTTCATTACCTACTTACGTAACGGCGTTCTTAAGGATTTGCGTAACGAGCTTTACGATAAGACCGTAGAACTGCCTATTTCCTACTATTCAGAAAAAAGGAAAGGCGATACAATTGCCCGTATAACTTCTGATGTTTTAGAAATACAACATTCCTTTTTATCTATATTGGAGCTCATAGTAAGAGAACCGTTGACTATAATCTTTACTATTGTAGCCATGTTGTCTATAAGTCCAAAGCTCACGTTGTTCGTATTCTTATTTCTTCCTCTTTCGGGATTTTTAATTTCGTTGATAGGAAAATCTTTAAAACGAAAATCGGATAAGGTGCAAAGAGAACAAGGGCACTTTTTATCCATTTTGGAAGAAACTCTAAGCGGCTTACGGGTCATTAAAGCATTTAATGCGGAATCTAGATTTGGCAGAACTTTTCAAACATCTACAAAACGCTTTTATAATTATTCCAACAGTTTGCTCAATAGGCAAAACCTCGCCTCGCCTACTAGCGAATTTTTTGGCATTGCTGCCATTGGAGTAATCCTTTGGTACGGTGGGCAAATGGTGCTTGTAGAAAAAACTTTAGCGCCTGGGCTTTTCATTACCTATATGGGACTTTCGTATCAGATTTTAACACCTGCAAAAGCTATTAGTAAAGCCTCGTACAGTGTTAAAAAAGGAAATGCCGCTGCAGAGCGAGTTATGGAAATTCTTGAAACAGAAAATCCAATTGTGGATAAACCCGATGCCCTAATTAAGGATACTTTTGATAGTGGCGTAGATTTACAAAACATCTCTTTTAAGTATGAAGATGAATATGTACTTAAGAATTTCAATTTAAAAGTTCCCAAAGGCGAAACAGTAGCTCTTGTTGGTCAGTCCGGTAGTGGTAAAAGTACCATTGCCAATCTTGTTACTCGTTTTTACGATGTAAACGAAGGCGAAATATCAATAGATGGGCATAACATTAAAGATATCTCTAAAAAATCATTACGAGGTCTGTTAGGTCTTGTGACCCAAGATTCTATTTTATTTAATGATACGGTAGCGAATAATATTTCCTTAGGCAAAGAAAATGCCTCCAAAGAAGAAATTATAGAAGCTGCTAAAATTGCCAATGCCCACGACTTTATAGCAGAATTACCAAATGGCTATGATACCAATATTGGTGATAGCGGAAACAAGCTTAGTGGTGGTCAAAAACAACGTCTATCTATTGCAAGAGCAGTACTAAAGAATCCTCCTATCATGATACTGGATGAAGCTACCTCCGCTTTAGATACGGAGAGTGAGCGCTTGGTGCAAGATGCTCTTGAAAAAATGATGCGTAATAGAACTTCCATCGTTATTGCCCATAGACTTTCCACCATTCAGAATGCCAATACCATTGTCGTACTTCAAAAAGGCGAGATAGTAGAACAAGGTTCTCACGATGAACTTATCGCAAAGGACGGCGCCTATAAAAAATTAGTGCAAATGCAATCTTTAAGCTAG
- a CDS encoding DUF4199 domain-containing protein: protein MEESKAETGKFAFNYGLLVGGIGIAFGIMLYTMDMHYERGLAVQGTQTLILIVGIVLGIYQFKKSNLNYLTISEALKVGAGVALIAGILGILYFYVFSSYVEPEYMDKMYEIAKQEALVDNPKLTEEEIDKGIEMQKSFSWMSYPIILIMNILIGLVVGVITGLILKKEKPAY, encoded by the coding sequence ATGGAAGAAAGTAAAGCTGAAACAGGAAAGTTTGCTTTTAATTACGGCCTGCTTGTAGGTGGTATTGGTATTGCATTTGGCATAATGCTTTATACTATGGACATGCACTATGAACGCGGTCTTGCAGTTCAAGGCACGCAAACATTAATTCTAATTGTTGGTATAGTATTAGGTATCTATCAATTTAAAAAAAGCAATCTAAATTATCTTACGATTTCCGAGGCCTTAAAAGTTGGTGCAGGTGTTGCTCTTATAGCAGGTATTTTAGGTATACTTTATTTTTATGTCTTTTCTAGTTACGTAGAACCTGAATATATGGACAAAATGTATGAGATTGCAAAACAGGAAGCCTTAGTGGACAACCCTAAACTAACCGAAGAAGAGATAGATAAAGGTATTGAAATGCAGAAGTCTTTCTCTTGGATGTCTTATCCAATAATTTTAATCATGAACATTCTTATTGGTCTAGTTGTAGGTGTTATTACCGGTCTAATTCTAAAAAAAGAAAAGCCTGCCTATTAG